GCTCTGGGTGAGGCCTCTTACCTACATCACCTTATTTAATCTGTGCCTAAACACAGAGAAATGTGGTTGGATGCCAAATAAAGCCAGATAAAAGAAAACCATCTGACTCAGAGGATGCCTCCACACCAGAAATCTTCATATGTGGCTCGGCtgatggaaaaagagaaacagcTTTCCAACGGTGACGACCTCCCCATGAGAACATGCCTCTAGCAAAGGATCTCCTTCATCCCTCtccagaagagaagaggaaacacaagAAGAAGCGCCTGGTGCAGAGCCCCAATTCCTATTTCATGGATGTGAAATGCCCAGGATGCTATAAAATCACCACCGTCTTTAGCCATGCGCAGACAGTAGTTTT
This DNA window, taken from Balaenoptera ricei isolate mBalRic1 chromosome 15, mBalRic1.hap2, whole genome shotgun sequence, encodes the following:
- the LOC132348836 gene encoding small ribosomal subunit protein eS27-like translates to MPLAKDLLHPSPEEKRKHKKKRLVQSPNSYFMDVKCPGCYKITTVFSHAQTVVLHVGCSTVLCQPTGGKARLTEGCSFRRKQH